A genomic window from Gossypium hirsutum isolate 1008001.06 chromosome D12, Gossypium_hirsutum_v2.1, whole genome shotgun sequence includes:
- the LOC107945262 gene encoding transcription factor BHLH089, with translation MDPPAMMSDGRYNLAEIWQYPMSESGISRGQFGHGLAQFGDPSREVSGNDPGSLEQQQRRGGMRRRRDGEVETAKVVSTSSTSSGNAVNNGEGKRIKAAGGREQNHESRVEAEPSSGKLVEEKAQPSEPPKQDYIHVRARRGQATDSHSLAERARREKISERMKILQDLVPGCNKVIGKALVLDEIINYIQSLQRQVEFLSMKLEAVNSGINPAIEVFPRKDYGQQAFDATGMAFGSQVIREYSGGTSPEWLHIGSAFERTT, from the exons atgGATCCGCCAGCTATGATGAGCGATGGAAGGTACAATCTAGCAGAGATCTGGCAGTATCCCATGAGTGAGTCTGGGATAAGTAGGGGTCAGTTCGGACATGGGTTGGCTCAGTTCGGGGACCCCAGTCGAGAGGTTTCCGGCAATGATCCGGGTAGCTTGGAGCAGCAGCAGAGAAGGGGTGGTATGAGGAGAAGGCGTGACGGAGAAGTTGAAACAGCTAAGGTTGTCTCTACTAGCTCCACTAGTAGTGGCAATGCCGTG AATAATGGTGAGGGGAAGAGAATTAAAGCAGCAGGAGGCAGAGAACAAAATCATGAATCTAGAGTTGAAGCAGAACCCAGTTCAGGCAAGCTTGTGGAAGAAAAAGCTCAACCTTCCGAGCCACCTAAACAAGATTACATCCACGTACGAGCGCGAAGGGGTCAAGCTACTGATAGCCACAGCTTAGCTGAAAGG GCTAGGAGAGAAAAGATTAGTGAAAGAATGAAGATTCTTCAGGATTTGGTTCCTGGTTGCAATAAG GTTATTGGCAAAGCACTTGTCCTTGATGAGATAATTAATTACATTCAATCACTACAGCGTCAGGTCGAG TTCCTATCAATGAAGCTTGAAGCAGTTAATTCAGGAATAAACCCTGCCATTGAAGTATTTCCTCGTAAAGAT TATGGCCAACAAGCGTTTGATGCTACTGGTATGGCATTCGGTTCGCAAGTGATAAGGGAATACAGTGGTGGCACATCACCAGAGTGGTTGCACATTGGCAGTGCTTTCGAAAGGACAACATAA